A DNA window from Microcystis aeruginosa NIES-843 contains the following coding sequences:
- a CDS encoding metal ABC transporter solute-binding protein, Zn/Mn family has protein sequence MKKLILSCLFLGLVACNDAVNTTDNQKPKVISTSTIIADLTARVGGEEIDHQDILKPGDDPHVYEPVPADSVALEKADLILYNGYNLEPGLIKMIDSTAVKAKKVAVGEAITPLQLEKEGQKVPDPHVWGSAKNGIIMVKKIRDQLIELSPEDKEIFTENAAQLIRELENLDRWITAAIKTIPPSQRQLVTTHDAFQYYAHAYGLKVAGTLIGISTEEQPSAQTVKNLADAIKNLQVPAIFAETTINPALITTVAEEAGVKLAPKQLYSDSIGAVGTRGDSYVKMLRENTRSIVESLGGKVPQEGQ, from the coding sequence ATGAAAAAACTAATTTTATCCTGTTTATTTTTGGGATTGGTTGCTTGTAATGATGCGGTTAATACCACCGATAACCAAAAACCTAAGGTAATCTCCACTAGCACAATTATCGCCGATTTAACCGCACGAGTAGGCGGTGAAGAAATTGACCATCAAGACATTTTAAAACCAGGGGATGATCCCCACGTTTATGAACCAGTTCCCGCCGATAGTGTGGCTTTAGAAAAAGCCGATTTAATTCTCTATAACGGTTATAATCTCGAACCGGGGTTAATTAAAATGATCGATTCTACGGCAGTTAAAGCGAAAAAAGTGGCTGTGGGAGAAGCCATTACACCTTTACAACTGGAAAAAGAAGGGCAGAAAGTACCCGATCCCCATGTTTGGGGTTCGGCAAAAAATGGCATAATCATGGTGAAAAAAATCCGAGATCAATTGATTGAATTAAGTCCCGAAGATAAAGAGATTTTTACTGAAAATGCCGCCCAATTAATCAGGGAATTAGAAAATCTTGATCGCTGGATTACTGCGGCTATTAAAACTATCCCCCCTTCCCAAAGGCAATTAGTCACCACTCATGACGCTTTTCAGTATTATGCTCATGCCTATGGTTTAAAAGTTGCAGGAACTTTAATTGGCATTAGTACCGAAGAACAACCTAGCGCCCAAACGGTGAAAAATTTAGCCGATGCTATTAAAAATCTCCAGGTTCCTGCTATCTTTGCCGAGACCACTATTAATCCCGCTTTAATTACCACTGTAGCCGAAGAAGCGGGGGTAAAATTAGCACCAAAACAATTATATTCTGATTCGATCGGCGCGGTGGGTACTAGGGGGGATAGTTATGTAAAAATGCTCAGGGAAAATACTCGCTCGATCGTGGAATCTTTAGGGGGAAAAGTACCTCAAGAAGGTCAATAG
- a CDS encoding CobW family GTP-binding protein: MQTVESQAINTMSVPKKGLPVTIITGFLGSGKTTLLNHILSNQQGLKTAVLVNEFGEIGIDNELIISSDDSMVELNNGCICCTINEDLIQAVYKILERPEKIDYLVVETTGLADPLPVALTFLGTELREMTRLDSIVTMVDCANFSLDLFNSQAALSQITYGDIIVLNKTDLVDEADVDSLEIRIRDMKQGARILRTSKSQVPLPLILSVGLFESDKYFDTEEEHHDHDHHDHDHDHCDHDHDHDHHHDHDHDHHDHSNHLEVDGFTSISFASDQPFSIRKFQYFLDNQLPESVFRAKGILWFDESPKRHIFHLSGKRFTLEDDEWKGTPKNQLVLIGQNLDHETLKEQINSCLILPAVNRGKGFGK; the protein is encoded by the coding sequence ATGCAAACCGTCGAATCACAAGCTATTAACACGATGTCAGTGCCAAAAAAAGGGCTACCGGTAACAATTATTACTGGGTTTCTTGGTAGTGGTAAGACTACTCTCCTCAATCATATTCTCAGCAATCAACAGGGATTAAAAACTGCTGTTCTTGTCAATGAATTCGGTGAAATCGGTATCGATAATGAACTGATTATCAGTAGTGATGACAGCATGGTAGAATTAAATAATGGCTGTATTTGCTGCACGATCAACGAGGATTTAATTCAAGCAGTTTATAAAATTCTCGAACGTCCCGAAAAAATCGATTATTTAGTCGTAGAAACCACGGGATTAGCCGATCCTTTACCGGTAGCTTTAACCTTTTTAGGTACAGAATTACGGGAAATGACCCGTTTAGATTCCATTGTCACTATGGTGGATTGTGCCAATTTTAGTCTCGATTTATTCAACTCGCAAGCGGCCTTAAGTCAAATCACCTACGGTGATATTATTGTTCTCAATAAAACCGATCTAGTGGATGAAGCGGATGTGGATTCTTTAGAAATAAGAATCCGGGACATGAAGCAAGGAGCGAGAATTCTTCGTACTAGCAAAAGTCAGGTTCCTTTACCCTTAATTCTCAGCGTCGGACTATTTGAATCGGATAAATATTTCGACACAGAAGAAGAACACCACGACCATGATCACCACGACCACGATCACGACCATTGCGATCATGATCACGACCATGATCACCACCACGATCACGATCATGATCATCACGACCATTCCAATCATTTAGAGGTGGATGGATTTACTTCTATTTCCTTTGCTAGTGACCAACCTTTTTCGATTCGGAAGTTCCAATATTTCCTCGATAATCAGTTACCGGAAAGCGTTTTCCGCGCTAAGGGTATTCTCTGGTTTGATGAAAGTCCTAAACGTCATATTTTTCACCTCAGTGGCAAACGTTTTACTCTCGAAGATGACGAATGGAAAGGTACTCCCAAAAATCAGCTAGTTCTTATCGGTCAAAATCTCGATCATGAAACCCTAAAAGAACAGATTAACAGTTGTCTCATTTTACCTGCTGTCAATCGCGGTAAAGGATTTGGGAAATAA
- a CDS encoding DUF4079 domain-containing protein: MNLPSFLWLWKIAAWSMGFTLFAYFLLAVSGVNMGYRRLAGQSRPKWLRSFHLLSGLIMVALVLILLGIGLVGTIGHYGSLGHSSHLIAGLSVVFLVFVSAISGLNITTRPPLARSLHIGTNLLLFLGFLFVTLTGWDVVQKYLQ, encoded by the coding sequence ATGAATCTCCCTTCCTTTCTCTGGTTATGGAAAATTGCCGCTTGGTCGATGGGATTTACCCTCTTTGCCTATTTTTTACTAGCGGTTTCGGGGGTAAACATGGGTTATCGACGACTCGCGGGCCAATCTCGACCGAAATGGTTAAGATCCTTTCATCTCCTCAGCGGCCTGATCATGGTTGCTTTGGTCTTAATTCTGCTGGGAATCGGATTAGTGGGAACAATCGGTCATTATGGCAGTTTAGGCCACTCTTCCCACCTGATAGCGGGTTTATCGGTGGTTTTTCTGGTTTTTGTTTCGGCAATTAGCGGCCTGAACATTACAACTCGTCCACCTCTAGCGCGGTCTCTCCACATCGGCACTAATCTTTTATTGTTTCTGGGTTTTCTTTTTGTTACCCTAACAGGATGGGATGTGGTCCAAAAATATCTACAATAA
- a CDS encoding M1 family metallopeptidase — MGLLLARKGTTDRVNLSLPDKNQQVRANMSHLTIDTENNQRQPFELPGAKPHYNPDRPGQVNHIFLDLIIDIPQQSFQGSCQITLTPIRQGISSLTLDAVDLNINSVFIEGISQPFDYDRSLLTIHLLQPTTDKPIILTINYQVNQPQRGLYFIGPDEYYPDKPMQVWTQGEDEDSRFWFPCFDYPGQLATSEIRVKIPQPYIAISNGELISVEPVGEDRIYHWSQKQIHPTYLMTLAVGDFAELCDSWNGVPVTYYVEKGREEEGQRSMGKTPRMIEFFSQKFGYPYPYPKYAQVCVDDFIFGGMENTSTTILTDRCLIDQRASIDHTWTESLVAHELAHQWFGDLVVIKHWSHAWIKEGMASYSEVLWTESEYGKAAGSYYLLGEARSYLEEDTSRYRRPIVTHVYREAIELYDRHLYEKGACVYHMIRSILGEDLFGKAIQTFVRDNAHKTVETVDLLRAIEKATGYNLLFLFDQYVYRGGHPDYKVAYSWDNQNNLAQLTVTQTQDEKELFDLKIPVAFAYLNSEDITYNLRIHQKEQTFYFPLAQKPDFVKFDRGNNFLKTVTLEYPIGELKAQLQQDTDPISRIYAAIAIAKKGGLEAIEALGTSLENEPFWGVRVEVAKQLATLGLDQAVTALIKGLNDEKAQVRRAVVEGLSEIKTLDSYNALKSLLETGDASYYVEAAAARGLGSMAVGQLQNKEGEIIDLLNHVLQSRKGWNEVVRAGAIGGLSQLKTSPAALESILTYTALGTPQPLRLGAIRALGAISSGQSTDKLTVILERLETIAKETFFLTQVAVCNALGQIENAKAIVILQALSDRTPDGRVRRVAEEAVQKVQKKLGSEKAIQEIREELEKMKQENQELKSRLTKLEAKNG; from the coding sequence GTGGGATTATTATTAGCAAGGAAAGGGACGACCGATCGTGTTAATTTAAGTTTACCGGACAAAAATCAGCAAGTTAGGGCTAATATGTCTCATCTCACCATCGACACAGAAAATAATCAGCGTCAACCCTTTGAGTTACCCGGGGCTAAACCCCATTATAACCCCGATCGACCCGGACAAGTTAATCATATTTTTCTCGATTTAATTATTGATATTCCTCAACAAAGTTTTCAGGGCAGCTGTCAGATTACCCTCACCCCCATTCGTCAGGGAATTAGCAGTTTAACTCTGGACGCGGTGGATTTAAATATTAATTCTGTGTTCATTGAAGGTATCAGTCAACCCTTTGACTATGATCGTTCTCTTCTGACCATTCATCTGCTGCAACCCACCACCGATAAACCGATTATCCTGACGATTAACTATCAGGTTAACCAACCACAACGGGGATTATATTTTATCGGCCCCGACGAATATTATCCCGATAAACCGATGCAAGTTTGGACCCAGGGAGAAGATGAAGATTCTCGCTTTTGGTTTCCCTGTTTTGATTACCCTGGCCAATTAGCCACTTCCGAAATTCGGGTTAAAATTCCCCAACCCTATATCGCTATTTCTAACGGGGAATTAATCTCGGTGGAACCCGTTGGTGAGGACAGAATTTATCACTGGTCACAAAAGCAAATTCATCCCACCTATTTAATGACTCTTGCGGTGGGAGATTTTGCTGAATTATGCGACTCATGGAATGGTGTTCCTGTCACTTATTATGTGGAAAAAGGACGGGAAGAAGAGGGCCAAAGAAGTATGGGTAAAACTCCCCGCATGATCGAGTTTTTTAGCCAAAAGTTTGGTTATCCCTATCCCTATCCTAAATACGCACAAGTTTGTGTAGATGATTTTATTTTTGGTGGGATGGAAAATACTTCTACCACAATTTTAACCGATCGCTGTTTAATTGATCAAAGAGCCAGCATCGATCATACTTGGACAGAAAGCTTAGTTGCCCATGAATTAGCTCATCAATGGTTCGGTGATTTAGTGGTGATTAAACACTGGTCTCACGCTTGGATTAAAGAGGGAATGGCCTCCTATTCTGAGGTTTTATGGACAGAATCGGAATACGGAAAAGCTGCTGGTAGTTATTATTTATTAGGGGAAGCAAGAAGTTATTTAGAAGAAGATACTTCCCGCTATCGTCGTCCGATTGTTACTCATGTTTATCGAGAAGCGATCGAACTTTATGATCGTCATCTCTACGAAAAAGGCGCTTGTGTTTATCACATGATCCGCTCTATTTTAGGGGAAGATTTATTCGGAAAAGCGATTCAGACTTTTGTGCGAGATAATGCCCATAAAACCGTGGAAACTGTGGACTTATTACGGGCGATCGAAAAAGCGACCGGGTACAATTTATTATTCCTCTTTGATCAGTACGTTTATCGCGGTGGTCATCCCGATTATAAGGTGGCCTACAGTTGGGACAATCAGAATAATTTAGCCCAATTAACTGTCACCCAAACCCAGGACGAAAAAGAACTATTCGACTTGAAAATTCCCGTCGCTTTTGCCTATCTCAACTCTGAGGATATTACCTACAATCTGCGGATTCACCAAAAAGAACAAACTTTCTATTTTCCCCTAGCACAAAAGCCCGATTTTGTCAAGTTCGATCGGGGTAATAATTTCCTCAAAACCGTCACTCTTGAGTATCCCATCGGTGAATTAAAAGCGCAATTACAACAGGATACCGATCCAATTTCCCGTATCTATGCAGCCATAGCCATTGCTAAAAAAGGCGGTTTAGAAGCGATCGAAGCTTTAGGGACATCCCTAGAAAATGAGCCTTTTTGGGGGGTGCGTGTGGAGGTGGCCAAACAGTTAGCAACTCTTGGTTTAGATCAGGCAGTTACTGCTTTAATTAAAGGTTTAAACGATGAAAAAGCACAAGTACGTCGGGCAGTTGTCGAGGGATTAAGTGAAATTAAAACCTTAGATAGTTATAATGCGCTTAAATCCCTATTAGAAACTGGAGATGCTAGTTATTATGTGGAAGCGGCCGCGGCGCGAGGATTAGGCTCCATGGCCGTGGGACAATTGCAAAATAAAGAAGGGGAAATTATTGACCTGCTCAATCATGTTTTACAGTCAAGAAAGGGGTGGAATGAGGTAGTAAGAGCGGGCGCAATTGGCGGTTTAAGCCAGTTAAAAACCTCCCCGGCGGCTTTGGAGTCAATTTTGACCTACACAGCTTTAGGCACGCCTCAACCCCTGAGATTAGGGGCTATTCGGGCCCTGGGAGCGATTTCTTCGGGACAAAGCACGGATAAATTAACCGTAATTTTGGAACGTTTAGAAACCATTGCCAAGGAAACTTTTTTCTTGACGCAAGTGGCAGTGTGTAACGCTTTAGGACAGATAGAAAATGCCAAAGCTATCGTTATTTTACAAGCTTTGAGCGATCGAACTCCCGATGGTCGTGTCCGTCGTGTAGCCGAG